One genomic segment of Nocardia spumae includes these proteins:
- the cysT gene encoding sulfate ABC transporter permease subunit CysT — MRLTGSVGSLGFAITMLWLSLIVLLPLAALAVHAFDDGWSGFWEAVTAPAAIDALRVTVLVSIVVAVVNVVMGTVVAWVLVRDDFPGKSIVNSLIDLPFALPTIVASIVLLSLYGPQSPVGIHLNATQPGLVVALAFVTLPFVVRSVQPVLIEADKEVEQAAASLGADNLTIFRKVVLPSLAPAIISGGGLAFARAIGEYGSVVLIGGNIPRKTQVASQYIQQQIEVDRPVNAAAVSVALLVISFATLLVLRVFAERTARKEQASR; from the coding sequence CTGCGCCTGACCGGATCGGTCGGCTCGCTCGGGTTCGCGATCACGATGCTGTGGCTCAGCCTCATCGTGTTGCTTCCGCTTGCCGCGTTGGCAGTTCACGCGTTCGACGACGGCTGGTCCGGGTTCTGGGAGGCGGTGACCGCGCCCGCCGCGATCGACGCGTTGCGGGTCACGGTGCTGGTGTCGATCGTGGTCGCGGTGGTCAACGTCGTGATGGGCACCGTGGTGGCATGGGTGCTGGTGCGTGACGATTTCCCGGGCAAGAGCATCGTCAACTCGCTCATCGACCTGCCGTTCGCGCTGCCGACGATCGTGGCCAGCATCGTGCTGCTGTCGCTGTACGGACCGCAGAGCCCGGTCGGTATCCATCTCAACGCCACCCAGCCCGGGTTGGTGGTGGCGCTGGCCTTCGTGACGCTGCCGTTCGTGGTCCGCTCGGTGCAGCCGGTGCTGATCGAAGCGGACAAGGAGGTCGAGCAGGCCGCGGCGTCGCTGGGCGCCGACAATCTGACGATCTTCCGAAAGGTCGTGCTGCCGTCGCTCGCACCGGCGATCATCTCCGGTGGCGGTCTCGCCTTCGCCCGCGCCATCGGTGAATACGGATCGGTGGTACTGATCGGCGGCAACATCCCGCGCAAGACCCAGGTGGCGTCGCAGTACATTCAGCAGCAGATCGAGGTCGATCGCCCGGTCAACGCGGCGGCGGTATCGGTAGCGCTGCTGGTGATCTCCTTCGCGACCCTGCTCGTCCTGCGCGTCTTCGCCGAACGCACCGCCCGCAAGGAACAGGCCAGCCGATGA
- the cysW gene encoding sulfate ABC transporter permease subunit CysW, which yields MKLSAPSRISLRVIALAYLIILLVAPLVIILWRSFEHGIGAFIDAITTPAAISAFNLSLLIVVIVVPLNVVFGVTTAIALVRGNFRGRTLIQGVVDLPFAVSPVVVGVSLIMLWGVGGWFGGLDTLGFRVIFGLPGMVIATLFVTLPFVVSEVVPVLHEIGDDQEQAAATLGANRWQTFWRITLPAIRWGLTYGVVLTVARALGEFGAVIMVSSGLPGVSQTLTLLVHGRYINDHNTFGAYCAATLLMAMALVTLILMTLLERKRGTAK from the coding sequence ATGAAACTGTCCGCTCCGTCCCGGATCTCGTTGCGCGTGATCGCGCTGGCGTATCTGATCATCCTGCTGGTGGCGCCGCTGGTCATCATTCTGTGGCGCAGCTTCGAGCACGGTATCGGCGCCTTCATCGACGCGATCACGACGCCGGCCGCGATCTCGGCGTTCAATCTGTCGCTGCTGATCGTGGTCATCGTGGTCCCGCTCAACGTGGTGTTCGGCGTCACGACGGCGATTGCCCTGGTACGCGGGAACTTTCGCGGGCGCACCCTGATCCAGGGTGTGGTGGATCTGCCCTTCGCGGTCTCACCGGTGGTGGTCGGCGTATCGCTGATCATGCTGTGGGGTGTCGGCGGCTGGTTCGGCGGACTGGACACTCTCGGCTTCCGGGTGATCTTCGGCCTGCCCGGTATGGTCATCGCGACCTTGTTCGTCACCCTGCCGTTCGTGGTGAGCGAGGTGGTGCCGGTGCTGCACGAGATCGGCGACGATCAGGAACAGGCCGCGGCCACCCTGGGGGCCAACCGGTGGCAGACGTTCTGGCGCATCACGCTGCCGGCCATCCGCTGGGGCCTGACCTACGGCGTCGTGCTGACCGTGGCCCGCGCCCTGGGCGAATTCGGCGCGGTGATCATGGTTTCCTCCGGCCTGCCGGGCGTTTCGCAGACGCTGACGTTGCTCGTGCACGGTCGCTACATCAACGACCACAACACCTTCGGCGCCTACTGCGCGGCCACCTTGCTCATGGCAATGGCGCTGGTAACCCTCATCCTGATGACACTCCTCGAACGCAAGCGGGGCACTGCCAAATGA
- a CDS encoding sulfate/molybdate ABC transporter ATP-binding protein: protein MITVTDANKRYGSFAALDNVSLEIPNGQLTALLGPSGSGKSTLLRSIAGLESLDSGIVTIAERDVTRVSPQKRDIGFVFQHYAAFKHMTVRDNVAFGLKIRKRPKSEIGKRVDELLGIVGLDGFQHRYPAQLSGGQRQRMALARALAVDPQVLLLDEPFGALDAKVRQDLRTWLRRLHEEVHVTTVLVTHDQEEALDVADRIAVMNAGRIEQVGTPEDVYDRPANEFVMSFLGAVAKLNGHLVRPHDIRIGRNPGMALAEHEGTAESAGVTRATVERIVRLGFEVRLELRNAATGDLFTAQVTRGDAEALRLGEGETVFARATRIPELPAA, encoded by the coding sequence ATGATTACCGTCACCGACGCGAACAAGCGTTACGGTTCGTTCGCCGCCCTCGACAACGTCAGCCTGGAGATACCCAACGGGCAGCTGACCGCCCTGCTCGGACCGTCGGGGTCCGGGAAATCGACGCTACTGCGGTCGATCGCCGGATTGGAGTCGCTGGATTCGGGCATCGTCACGATCGCCGAGCGAGATGTCACCCGGGTGTCGCCGCAGAAGCGCGATATCGGGTTCGTATTCCAGCACTACGCGGCGTTCAAACATATGACCGTGCGCGACAACGTGGCGTTCGGACTCAAGATCCGCAAGCGTCCCAAGAGCGAAATCGGCAAGCGGGTCGACGAATTGCTCGGCATCGTCGGCCTCGACGGTTTCCAGCACCGGTATCCGGCGCAGCTGTCGGGTGGTCAGCGTCAGCGCATGGCGCTGGCCCGCGCGCTCGCCGTCGACCCGCAGGTGCTGTTGCTCGACGAACCCTTCGGCGCCCTCGACGCCAAGGTGCGCCAGGATCTGCGGACCTGGTTGCGCCGACTGCACGAGGAGGTGCACGTCACCACCGTGCTCGTGACCCACGATCAGGAGGAGGCGCTCGACGTCGCCGACCGGATCGCCGTGATGAACGCCGGGCGCATCGAACAGGTCGGCACTCCCGAGGACGTCTACGACCGCCCCGCCAACGAATTCGTCATGTCCTTCCTCGGCGCGGTGGCCAAGCTCAACGGACATCTGGTGCGGCCGCACGATATTCGGATCGGCCGTAATCCCGGTATGGCGCTCGCCGAACACGAGGGCACCGCGGAGTCGGCCGGTGTCACTCGTGCCACCGTCGAGCGTATCGTGCGCCTGGGTTTCGAGGTCCGGCTCGAACTGCGCAACGCCGCGACCGGTGACCTGTTCACCGCACAGGTCACCCGCGGTGACGCGGAAGCGTTGCGGCTCGGCGAGGGGGAGACGGTCTTCGCGCGCGCGACCCGCATCCCGGAGTTGCCCGCCGCCTGA
- a CDS encoding Hsp70 family protein has protein sequence MTDFADLTARGRTARVRHRSLSSADLVATVARTVVADVSAHMVATDDTFAETAVAVTHPVSYSRDRVLDLREALDEMGLAHAALVAEPVAAAAWLSVAHGPLMPGLALVYDLGGSGLTVTLVRIGAGAPSRPVIGEPLRSSSFGGRAFGAKMATQDNWRGGETSAESDAVITALRTAHVRESLDVVYECLGRAHVTMADVDCVLVVGGAARPPEVASVLSSALARPVIVAPDPERTIAEGAAILARNAAEAARESEHCADSVEQSAPPRMLRRRLSRVAVTAAVAAGGALFAATAVVGDEASGAHSMGAGLVHVQR, from the coding sequence GTGACCGACTTCGCCGATCTGACCGCGCGCGGCCGGACCGCGCGAGTGCGCCATCGCTCGCTCTCGTCGGCGGATCTGGTGGCGACGGTGGCGCGTACCGTGGTGGCGGACGTCTCCGCGCACATGGTCGCGACCGACGACACCTTTGCGGAAACCGCTGTGGCGGTGACACATCCGGTGAGCTACTCCCGCGACCGGGTGCTGGATCTACGTGAGGCGCTGGACGAGATGGGCTTGGCGCACGCGGCGCTGGTCGCCGAACCGGTCGCGGCCGCGGCGTGGTTGTCGGTGGCACACGGTCCGCTGATGCCGGGACTGGCGCTGGTCTACGACCTGGGTGGTTCCGGACTCACGGTCACGCTGGTCCGGATCGGCGCGGGCGCACCGTCCCGCCCGGTGATCGGGGAACCCTTGCGCTCCAGCTCCTTCGGCGGCCGTGCCTTCGGCGCGAAGATGGCCACCCAGGACAATTGGCGCGGCGGTGAAACCTCGGCCGAGTCCGATGCGGTGATCACCGCGCTGCGCACCGCGCATGTGCGCGAATCCCTCGATGTGGTCTACGAATGCCTGGGCCGGGCCCATGTCACGATGGCCGATGTCGACTGTGTTCTGGTCGTCGGAGGGGCGGCGCGCCCGCCCGAGGTGGCCTCGGTGCTGTCCTCGGCGCTCGCCCGGCCGGTGATCGTGGCGCCGGATCCGGAGCGCACGATCGCCGAGGGGGCGGCCATTCTCGCTCGCAACGCGGCCGAAGCGGCACGGGAGAGCGAACACTGCGCCGACTCGGTGGAGCAGTCGGCACCGCCGCGGATGTTGCGGCGCCGGCTGTCCCGGGTCGCGGTCACCGCCGCGGTGGCGGCCGGCGGCGCGCTGTTCGCGGCTACCGCGGTGGTCGGTGACGAGGCGAGTGGCGCGCATTCGATGGGCGCGGGGCTCGTGCACGTCCAGCGTTGA
- a CDS encoding MFS transporter: MSAPAAVDIRPGTVGADPRVWWGVAAAVFAIAWGGNEFTPLLVMYKNDGLPVTTVDLLLFEYVLGIVPALLIGGPLSDRYGRRRLMRPAPLITAVGSTLLAFGSGAVPMLSIGRVLCGIGLGLAMAVGSSWIKELSQPPFGPESALGTGARRSAMSLTGGFAIGAGVAGVLAQWAPWPATLAYLINVALCLMAAAWVVRAPETVAPQPVRKPLRADLRIPAAGHRRFRNVALPLALWLFTSAATAYAILPTLAADQIAGTPIAFSALVTVITLGCGFVIQSVARRIDLPGTARIAALSLTLTTAGMAAAVYAAATLALWAVIVTAAVLGFGFGIGMVAGLQEIERIARPDDLAGLTAVFYSVSYLGFGSPALLSLLHNALHLGYPLMFTAGAIIAVGCLAVVLGNYRDQDFESTSAGAAD, translated from the coding sequence ATGAGCGCGCCCGCCGCCGTCGACATCCGACCCGGCACCGTCGGCGCCGATCCCCGGGTCTGGTGGGGCGTGGCCGCGGCGGTCTTCGCGATCGCCTGGGGCGGAAACGAATTCACACCGCTGCTGGTGATGTACAAGAACGACGGACTGCCGGTGACCACGGTCGATCTGCTGTTGTTCGAGTACGTGCTGGGTATCGTGCCCGCCCTGCTCATCGGCGGGCCGCTGTCGGACCGCTACGGCCGGCGCCGGCTGATGCGGCCCGCACCGCTGATCACCGCTGTCGGCTCGACCCTGCTGGCCTTCGGTTCCGGTGCGGTGCCGATGCTGTCGATCGGCCGGGTGCTGTGCGGCATCGGCTTGGGCCTGGCGATGGCGGTGGGCAGCAGCTGGATCAAGGAGTTGTCGCAGCCACCGTTCGGCCCCGAGTCGGCACTCGGAACCGGGGCCCGCCGCTCGGCGATGAGCCTGACCGGAGGCTTCGCCATCGGCGCCGGAGTCGCGGGGGTGCTGGCGCAGTGGGCTCCGTGGCCCGCGACCCTCGCCTACCTGATCAATGTCGCGCTGTGCCTGATGGCGGCGGCGTGGGTGGTGCGCGCGCCGGAAACCGTGGCGCCGCAACCGGTCCGGAAGCCGTTGCGTGCGGACCTGCGGATTCCGGCGGCCGGGCATCGGCGGTTCCGGAATGTCGCACTGCCGCTGGCACTGTGGTTGTTCACCTCCGCCGCCACGGCCTACGCGATCCTGCCGACACTGGCCGCCGATCAGATCGCCGGTACTCCGATCGCGTTCTCCGCCCTGGTCACGGTCATCACTCTCGGATGCGGATTCGTCATCCAGTCGGTGGCGCGGCGCATCGATCTGCCGGGCACCGCGCGGATCGCGGCGTTGTCGCTGACGCTCACCACGGCCGGGATGGCGGCGGCGGTGTACGCGGCGGCCACGCTGGCGCTGTGGGCGGTCATCGTGACCGCGGCGGTGCTCGGATTCGGATTCGGTATCGGGATGGTGGCCGGCCTGCAGGAGATCGAGCGGATCGCGCGGCCCGACGATCTCGCCGGGCTCACCGCCGTGTTCTATTCGGTCAGCTATCTCGGCTTCGGCTCACCCGCGCTGCTGTCGTTGCTACACAACGCGCTGCATCTCGGATATCCACTGATGTTCACCGCCGGTGCGATCATCGCGGTGGGATGTCTCGCGGTGGTGCTCGGCAACTATCGCGACCAGGACTTCGAATCCACCTCCGCGGGGGCGGCGGACTAG
- a CDS encoding GntR family transcriptional regulator, whose amino-acid sequence MSKTYSSAERAYREIKERILTGTLPGGELISEGEIATDLGTSRTPVREAFLRLETEGWMRLYPKRGALVVPIPSHEAEHVAHARYVVETAAVRAVSGSDRTGLVETLRASLTRQHELIAQFTDSDPRVLARFATEDTDFHRGYVVAAGNPLLTGFYDSLRERQRRMNSVALHRAPMNVARIVDQHAHLAELIAAGDTATFDTALADHLSGVHQLELKGLR is encoded by the coding sequence GTGTCTAAGACGTATTCATCGGCCGAGCGCGCCTATCGCGAGATCAAGGAACGCATCCTGACCGGGACGCTGCCCGGCGGCGAGCTGATCAGCGAAGGAGAGATCGCCACCGATCTGGGCACGTCGCGCACCCCGGTCCGGGAGGCTTTCCTCCGGTTGGAGACCGAGGGCTGGATGCGGCTGTATCCCAAGCGCGGTGCGCTGGTGGTACCCATCCCCTCGCACGAAGCCGAACATGTGGCACATGCGCGATACGTCGTGGAGACGGCGGCGGTCCGCGCGGTCAGCGGCAGCGACCGTACCGGGTTGGTCGAAACCCTGCGCGCCTCCCTGACCCGCCAGCACGAACTGATCGCGCAGTTCACCGATTCCGACCCGCGAGTGCTGGCCCGGTTCGCCACCGAGGACACCGACTTCCATCGCGGCTATGTCGTCGCGGCCGGCAATCCGCTACTCACCGGCTTCTACGATTCGCTGCGCGAGCGGCAGCGGCGCATGAACAGCGTCGCGTTGCATCGCGCTCCGATGAATGTCGCCCGCATCGTCGACCAGCACGCACACCTCGCGGAACTGATCGCCGCCGGCGACACCGCGACCTTCGATACCGCGCTCGCCGACCATCTGTCCGGCGTGCACCAGCTGGAACTGAAAGGACTCCGATGA